From one Pseudobdellovibrionaceae bacterium genomic stretch:
- a CDS encoding lytic transglycosylase domain-containing protein, which produces MFRLLTVLIVVVASGAQAAIPGKANEQKVTSKKSTSVIHLTTPVENNRKVTRLRVKTKSKAIQKNTRIASSIYSPVDRRPNYDLPITYNSKVRFWINYYQKGGQSWFKRWMERSYRYLPQMQAHMKERGIPQDLAFVAMIESGFSPHAKSDAEAVGYWQFIKSTASRYGLRINWWLDERRDFTKSTRAAASYLNDLYKMFDSWYLTAAAYNMGEGRLRKLIQKYKTDNFWVLSKKRDFPEETREYIPKLLAAMLISKSPALYGFHKMEPKEPYSYEYFSVPGGTDLYSLSKHLKVPLGSLKKLNPELLHSFIPSFVNSHRIRIPRGTTTKVSQYVRQQMKKRL; this is translated from the coding sequence TTGTTTCGTCTGCTAACAGTTCTCATTGTTGTTGTAGCCTCGGGAGCTCAAGCCGCTATTCCCGGAAAGGCCAATGAGCAGAAGGTCACCAGCAAAAAGTCGACTTCCGTGATTCATCTCACCACTCCCGTCGAAAACAACCGCAAGGTCACCAGACTGCGGGTCAAAACCAAATCCAAGGCCATTCAGAAGAATACCCGCATTGCCAGCTCCATTTACTCTCCTGTGGACCGCCGGCCCAATTACGATCTGCCCATCACCTACAACAGTAAGGTGCGTTTTTGGATCAACTACTACCAAAAAGGCGGGCAGTCCTGGTTTAAGCGGTGGATGGAACGCTCTTATCGATACCTCCCTCAAATGCAAGCTCATATGAAGGAGAGAGGGATACCTCAAGACCTGGCCTTTGTGGCCATGATTGAAAGTGGGTTTTCTCCACATGCCAAGAGTGACGCCGAGGCCGTCGGTTATTGGCAGTTTATCAAATCCACGGCCAGTAGATACGGACTGCGAATCAATTGGTGGTTAGACGAGCGTCGCGACTTTACCAAGAGTACCCGGGCTGCCGCCTCTTATCTAAATGATCTCTACAAAATGTTTGACTCTTGGTATCTTACGGCCGCGGCCTACAACATGGGCGAAGGCAGATTAAGAAAACTCATTCAGAAGTACAAGACCGACAATTTTTGGGTGCTCTCCAAAAAGAGGGACTTCCCCGAGGAGACACGAGAGTACATTCCAAAACTCTTGGCAGCCATGCTTATCTCCAAGTCTCCTGCCCTCTATGGCTTCCACAAGATGGAACCCAAAGAGCCCTATTCCTATGAATACTTTTCTGTTCCAGGAGGAACCGACCTCTACAGTCTCTCCAAACACCTCAAAGTCCCTCTTGGGTCCCTGAAAAAGCTCAACCCTGAGCTCCTCCACAGTTTTATTCCCAGTTTCGTCAATAGCCATCGCATTCGTATTCCGCGCGGCACCACCACCAAAGTGTCCCAATACGTGCGGCAGCAAATGAAAAAACGCCTCTAG
- a CDS encoding murein L,D-transpeptidase catalytic domain family protein: MDKGKYLLFGILLLNQVQPCFGQVPTPSVPRVSWSASSMDSLVERCVADKTRISQLPVKALKFDEGKLLSKALRRGLPELAVRRALQFLQQNQDRIPNKEYLTIVDYAQSALDKRFHILRLRDGETWSFPVQHGRESDPDQDGFVNSLHHFGNEVGTHMSIVGFAVTGGSYYGHSGTGLIIHGMETAKNDQACRRSIVVKGGDKVGTVWRSRGSVVLDSRRAEKVIGQIKDGSVIYFYPGQ; this comes from the coding sequence ATGGACAAAGGCAAATACCTCCTTTTTGGAATTCTGCTTCTTAACCAGGTCCAGCCATGTTTTGGTCAGGTTCCCACACCCAGCGTGCCGCGGGTTTCCTGGTCCGCCAGTAGCATGGATTCCTTGGTCGAAAGATGTGTGGCGGATAAGACGAGGATCTCTCAGCTACCTGTCAAGGCCCTTAAGTTTGATGAAGGGAAATTACTTTCGAAAGCTCTGAGGCGAGGTCTTCCCGAGTTGGCGGTGCGTAGAGCCCTTCAGTTTTTGCAGCAAAATCAGGATCGAATACCAAACAAAGAATACCTGACCATTGTTGATTATGCGCAAAGCGCTTTGGATAAACGCTTTCATATTCTCCGCTTGCGTGATGGTGAGACTTGGTCCTTTCCTGTTCAACACGGTCGGGAATCGGACCCGGATCAGGATGGCTTCGTTAACAGTCTCCATCATTTTGGGAACGAAGTGGGTACCCATATGTCGATCGTTGGCTTTGCGGTCACGGGCGGATCCTATTATGGACATAGTGGCACAGGTCTGATCATTCATGGCATGGAAACCGCCAAGAACGACCAGGCCTGTCGTAGATCCATAGTCGTGAAAGGTGGGGACAAAGTCGGTACTGTGTGGCGCAGTCGTGGTTCAGTGGTTTTAGATTCCCGTCGTGCGGAAAAGGTGATCGGTCAAATTAAAGATGGTTCGGTGATCTATTTTTATCCGGGACAATAG
- a CDS encoding aspartate kinase produces the protein MDLVVQKYGGSSLKTPEDIRRVAKQVAEIHHGGTRVIVVVSAMGTATDELVQLAYQISPRPNRRELDMLLTAGERVSMALMSMALHDLYCPSISFTGSQAGVLTDTSHSNARIQEIKPIRVEESLEQGKVVVLAGFQGVDPVAKEVTTLGRGGSDTTAVAMAAHFKAKRCEILKDVDGIFSADPKLIPHAKHYGVFPFAAIEDACFWGAKVLHFRSVELARTLKVPLYVGSSLHPEKGTIIQEEVPEMYEKVIPLTVNSLNEVHHLSVQCENPAEGMQLLEKELKQHQLAWPQILATVYEEGRLRMMVSTSAEQMKALLQTLTSSVFKSIREPLTGVTLTCSGLYSSNLPEQILGLLQQDGLAPVKTLSTGTSFSVFVKPDEKERTVRALHHFIEQNS, from the coding sequence ATGGATTTAGTTGTCCAAAAATACGGTGGCAGCAGCCTAAAAACTCCTGAGGACATTCGTCGGGTGGCCAAACAGGTGGCGGAGATTCACCATGGCGGAACTCGGGTCATCGTCGTGGTCAGTGCCATGGGTACGGCCACGGATGAACTGGTTCAACTGGCCTACCAGATTAGTCCCAGGCCTAACCGCCGGGAATTGGATATGCTGCTAACTGCTGGCGAGCGGGTAAGTATGGCGCTTATGAGCATGGCTCTCCATGATCTCTACTGTCCGTCGATTAGCTTCACCGGAAGTCAGGCGGGGGTGCTCACCGACACTTCTCACAGCAATGCCCGGATTCAGGAGATCAAACCCATTCGCGTGGAAGAGTCGCTTGAGCAAGGCAAGGTGGTGGTGCTCGCCGGCTTTCAAGGTGTTGATCCGGTTGCTAAAGAGGTAACCACTTTAGGACGAGGTGGGTCGGATACGACGGCTGTGGCCATGGCCGCTCATTTTAAAGCAAAGCGCTGTGAAATCCTAAAAGACGTGGACGGTATTTTCTCGGCAGATCCAAAACTCATACCCCACGCAAAACATTACGGGGTTTTTCCCTTTGCGGCAATTGAGGACGCCTGCTTTTGGGGGGCCAAGGTTCTCCACTTCCGCAGTGTTGAATTGGCCCGCACCCTTAAGGTTCCACTCTACGTGGGCAGCTCCCTGCACCCGGAAAAGGGCACCATCATCCAAGAAGAGGTACCAGAAATGTATGAAAAAGTTATCCCTCTTACAGTGAACTCGCTTAACGAAGTTCATCACTTGTCAGTTCAGTGTGAAAATCCAGCTGAGGGGATGCAGTTGCTGGAAAAAGAACTAAAGCAACATCAGCTCGCCTGGCCACAAATCTTAGCTACTGTCTATGAAGAGGGCCGCCTGAGAATGATGGTCTCCACGAGCGCTGAGCAAATGAAGGCTTTGTTGCAGACGCTGACCAGTTCTGTCTTTAAGTCCATTCGCGAGCCTTTGACGGGCGTAACTCTCACTTGCAGTGGCCTTTATTCCTCAAACCTGCCTGAGCAAATTCTTGGACTATTACAACAGGACGGCTTAGCCCCAGTGAAAACACTCAGCACGGGAACAAGTTTTTCGGTTTTCGTAAAACCTGATGAGAAAGAGCGGACGGTCCGAGCTCTCCACCACTTTATTGAGCAGAACTCTTAG